Part of the Diabrotica virgifera virgifera chromosome 6, PGI_DIABVI_V3a genome, TAGGTCTGTAATTTTTGCAATCATTTCGTGAACCTTTCTTATGGATAGGAGTTACCTTAGTCATTTTAAACAATTTCggaaaataattattatctactatttttGGACATTAGTCGCGACATGCTTTAAATATATACCCCGGAATACCATCAGGTCCCGAAGAAAACTttggttttaattttgaaaatgcgtTATGTATATCACGCACTGTAACTTTAGTGAAACTGAGCAAAGGAGAATTATTGTGActagaattaataaaatttaaatcgTATGTAGAAGATTTATGATCATATATAGACTTAAAATAATCAGCAAACTCTTGGGAAATTGTTTTACTGTCCGAAATTATTTCATTGTTTCCATTAATTATATATTCAGTGTCAATACTCGCTTTCTTGTTTCTATTTACCAAATTCCAAAATAAATTAGGGCTAGTATTGATACTGTTTTCGGCATTATGTATGTATGACTCATGCGCTTCCCTGATCCTATTTTTTAAAAGTGCTCGCAGTCTTTTATATTCAGTTACATGATAAACCGCTACATTTTGCATACCCCTATGAAACTCTTTCTCCCTTTGCAAACGAATAATGTCTGGAGTAAACCACACAGGAAATTTGTTTATTCTACTCTTAGTTCGAAATCTAGGTACACACACCtcaaatatttcataaattttatgataaaaatagtcAACTGCAATGTCAATATCTTGTATACATCCTAAATTATCCCAGTTACAGTTCCTCAATAAATCACACAACATAGGAAAATTggcttttttaaaattaaattggtTAGTTAGATTATTCATCTCATAATGATTGGTTGTTCCTGTCTTTATCATGTTAAATTCTATATTCAAAACTGGATGTTTCTTATCCTCATTTGTAAATGGATAGTTATTTTTACCaactaaaatatcaatattaCTCAAAATTAGATCTAAGGTTCGCACATTCTCATTCACAATGTTATTGAAAGActgaaagtttttttttatttaatggcatagatattagtcattcagccagttgcaataaacaaaatacaatcctatccctaatacaaaattaaacagaaacaatatagtaatacaataaataatacaatacaacAATAATAGCTTATAGCACTGTTTATCGCACTCAATCAATATCAGTTTTTAAATCACACCAAGTGTCCTTTTTTCTACTAATTAACTCGctaaatagttaattttattAAGAGCAGATTTTAATGGGCACTGTCAGTTTGACGTTTTGCGTGACAATGAAAGActgagggccggttgttcgaacgctaatcaagaagttgattataatcaatcatttattgtaatcaattttcttgatggaaatcaaatcgcgacatgaaaaatacatacatgtaaaacactaatcagttattgattttaggtaaaacagtaattaaaatatagccgcggctcttaaattattaaaaattgcttattattattattgatttgtaagtaaaaacaagaaattaacatcagaaagagtttaattatgttttattttaaattaaaaccaaaataataaaataaatcagtcaacataacctcaaaatgcgacatctgtcagaagtacgcttaatcaaatataattgtaattaaatatttgataatgatcagttttgattagcgttcgaacaaccggccctgaaAGTTATACATACTAATTAATTCATAAATTGACAAATATTTGAGAGAAGTGTTGTTTTCAAACTTATAGTCAACACCGGTTACACAAGGTAAATTAAAGTCACCAAAAACTAAAATAGATGTGTTCATTGTATTATCTATGTACGAAAAAAGATCAACAAAAGCTATATAATCGTTATTGCTCgactggggggggggggggggcaaatatACGTTACTAAGAATTAATTTATTTCCAAATACATCCAATTCAACGAATAGTACCTCTAATTCAGTATTTACTAAGATTTGTTtagatttatattttttatgaactgcAATCAGAACACCTCCGCCTCTTGCCTTACGCGTCCTTACAAGGTCCCTATCGTTTCTATAAACCACATACCTTTCGTCAAACAATTCAGAATCATTAATGTCATTACTTAACCAGGTTTCCGTCAAAGCAATAATATCAAAGGTTTCTATCAACAAACTTTGGTAAAAATCTGTCGTTTTCGTCCTTAAACCTCTCGAATTTTGGTAATAAGCGCTAATTTTCATTAAAAACTCTGGAGCtccataattgattatacaaCTTATATAAAATAATGACTTAATTTAATATCCTTGGACGCAAAACTTAAACAAAAAACCTAAATAAATACAAAACAAGTTGTTACCATTCTAACGCAAAATAGAACAATATAATTAAATACCTATTAATAATAGCGCATGAAAACTACTTATTTCCGTATAAACTATAATACCGTATATAATACCATAAtaataccataattaaaaataaagaaagcAATAATAATTATAGGTACAGATCAATTATTAACAAAATGAGGAGTTCCCAAATACATTAAACAACTAAATATTAGTATCTAaattagattaaaataaaaaacatgtttACCATAATAAGTGGAAAGATAAATGAATGTACCAAATAGTTTGTACTAGGTACTACGCAGATAATGACCAAATCTCCATCTTGTCACGTTGCCACGTTTACCATTAAGTAGCTGATTGAAAGATCTTGGTGCGAAGTAATATTTTTGATACCTCCGTCCTTAATAAAGATTTTGCCATCCCTGGACCATGCATTTTGTTTGCCGTATTTTTGTTTTGCTGCATTCAGTAGCTGATATTGCGGCTTCGTAAGGTTTTCACTAATAAATATGTGGGTACCgtttaacaacttttttgaaatcaaaatttctttcttctttAGATAGGATACCATTTCGAGTAAAATAATTCTTGGTTTATTATTATCAAGTTCTCTCTTACCCAGTCGATACACATTATTGATATCATTTTCACTTAAGTTCTCCACTTTCATTGTTGAATGGATTAATTCTTTAACCACCCTAGGCAAATTCTCCTGTTCCTGTTCTGGTAACCCATATATTCTGAGAGTATTATTCCGTCTAACCTGCATAATACCATCCAAATAGGCTTCATTTTTTATAATCCTATTGTCATTACTAACAACCCTACTGTCAATTTTATCTACAGTAGTTTTTAGGCAAAAGCAATGTCTCATCAACTTTAATAAGCCTTTCATTAAGATCTTTAACAATTTTGCTGCATATGCTTCGGCTACGGGTTACTTTATCCATTTTTCAAGATGTTCGTAGGTAGATACTAGATGATGTTTTTTCTAACACTGAATtatacccacctaaactttagACACTAATGATGGTATAATGTGACTTAGTAACAATTTTTGTAAACATTAAATTAGTAATTTGATTCACTTTCAAACATTTACACGTGCATGCTGTGTTGCCACGTTGTTATAGCCTTatccattgacaatatcgctgtaataatattgtttctagacaattaaactgtcattgtataccgggtgtacgaatcaaactgtgttttttttctcaaagttcgcatcaccctgtggactattctagcatttataaaatactgaatttaaaacccaactatagcctcaggttttcttaacattttgtctttcgattcatttgcttatgttgaataataaaaaagttaggtactttaacaactggccatgttcgtcatcagtacagggtgtttctaaataagtgcgacaaactttaaggggcaattttacatgagaaaataatgaaaatttgctTTACAATCATATGTTCGCacacgcttcgtttccgagatacgggatgttcaattttttttacaaactgacgatttatttattgctttaaaaccagttgagatatgcagatCAAATTCGGTGGATTTtaaaacgtagttattgcacattttttgacatacgatAATTGTAAGaaatttatattcaccattggcgtgcgtacgggtaatattatcgatcataatacccgtttgcgcagtaattcaaatttaccgtgCTGTAATGCTTTTTTTTTGACAATGTATTTTTACACTATTGACTTTTATGAAATTTTGTCACTATTGAcgtttcataggttaattaagttacaTCTTCcaaattttgtgttttctgcatttaatttttagatttttaatatggttttatagaaaaaaaaaacagttgttttagaACTCTTTAACGACGTATTGGTATAATACAATATTTAtgtatttggtaatttttctagtgactttcttgggtgtgaatctgtctttttagtttactcctcttggtttgaAAACAAAGCATAGTAGAAATGAGTGTACCaacgcacagtggttccaaattccgaaaacgtggtcatgaacctttaaaagcgtatattgtttatacacttcggaattattgtccttttcatgatcatttttcagtgcgtaacaaatgataggaaaaagggtaagtccgtaataatacatatttatgacatttattctaacatgacattttagttaaatctgacagttgtcacattttattttcaatttggaataaaaaccaatcaaatgtgtttcttgcatttataaaatggtattttctttgatgtgtatagtcttataaattatacagattatatttgtaatattattatctaattaaaaaaaaattttttattatggcgccatctatcgacaactagaataactagaataaatgttataaaaatgtcaccgacgaaatgtaatcaccgacgtgcctttttttctgtcacatacaatttaatgcgttagaaagaaatcgaaaaactgtgacgcactgaaagatgatcatgagaaatactgtacttTCGTACTCAAGGGTTTTTGgtatcgctgattacgaatctgacattattttttctgaaaaacaaaataggATCCAACATTGCGGAAAGAAGTTGAAAATGTCAATCAAAACGcaaattttttgtcaaatttcgtagtttaaggttgctgattacaaatctaacattatttttttaaacaaaatggcgtatccaatatggccgaaagaaattcgaatattttattttaaacgctTATTTGTTTAAAGTTTTCTATTATAAGGAACTTCTGAAATCGCTGATTACCAATACATATATTCTTTATGAATTACAATATTCAAAGCCTATTACTTATGTAAAACCacccatacatactcaacaatcgccagaatcatgtaatatgagTAATTTTTCACTAATGTATGCAAACAACTGTCAGCATGGCATAGGCAGTTATAGGtagctaaaccaaagtgattctgtatcttcttactatatattttaagattaataaacatttgTCACataattatgcagaattttgtactttttgaatgtatctttacaaaattttgattatttcaagtatattttcactatttatgcattaacaaatttaaggcatttatggttactaaatcttaagttaacttacattttacattactacatacttaaaaaagaagaatctgctttacagcgataaaattgataaaccacaaaacgttttacagcgttttcaatatacgcgttcttttacactttctctgccggccaaaataacctCGGACATGGTTCACTTGTTCCTAAGCTATGAACCAGAATACATCTAGTCTAACCCTTATACCTGCGCattacgatagtatgagaaaacaactgtaaacatgaaagtCCCTAACTAGGGACTTTTTATTttacctcatgaccacgttttccgCATCTGGAACCACTGTGCAACGTAATAATATCAGTGTTTAAAAAAGGATAACTGGTCAACCCAATTAATAAATTTCTTCGAttctaattgagacagtcacTAGTTTTCACCACTCTGTCTATCTTAATATACAAATGTTTGTTTGATCTACGTTATACTAGAACTAGATGGTGCTATGTTAAAATGTTTAAAACTAAATTGAACGTCCATTTTTTTTCCTTTAAATTAAATCAACTGGCGTTGCCATATTTCTCTGAGCTAGTGGCAATAATTGTACACGTGCagaatataataaatttttcGTATAGAAAATCTCCTACATCAAAAGGTTACACATACTTCAATGCAGAACCTCTCCGTGGCAGGCTCGACTCGATACGTTGCAAGACTGCGGATGTTCCCTACTCAAGTCGTTGGGAACCGGGTGGCCAGCGGCTGGCGGCCCGTTGAGTTCCTTCCAGCTCAGTGCGCTGGAACTGATTTTCTGTTGCTCCGCTCTCTATCAAATACACTTTATGCGGCCCATAGAGAAATAACAACAAGGAGAGTGCTTGGTTGCATACATTTGATTGTCACACTAGACGCTAGCGACTCGATGAACTACTTACCGAACTACACGGCTAAAAGCGGGCGTGGCgggatatttaaaattattttagacTTCACTTAGCTATGAAgatctatttacaaaaacaaaataactgtatttttaagttttctttaatgtTTTAGTGTAAAAACCTAATTTCTATGAAATAATTTGGAAATTGtaatattatttacacattatcttatttataatgtcataaataatattaaaattttaaattttttcatagaaattatatttttacacaaaaaatattaaaaatacagttatgttgGTTTTGTAAATAGGTCTTCGtaaaacatgggaataaacactGGGAAAAAAACtacacattttatttttattaatcttCACAGCGACCTCTTTATTCAtcttatattttacaaaatgcaGATATTACTAGTTTGATTAGTAGCctaaaaatatctaaagaaaaatattttttttcagaactttcagaaaaatagaaaataatataaacactgggaaaaaaaactacatatattttatttttattaatcctCACGGGGACCCCCCACTTACCGCATGCATGTATGGAGTGCTGataaaacaaaataagaaaatctatgCAGTAAAATTGTTTTGAAATAATGATGTAAAACACAGATCAACACAAAATGCATGCATGTCCCCGCTCTTTATTCTTTAATTATCTTATCTTTTACAAAATGCAGATACATATTACAAATTTGACTAGTAGCCTAAAAaaatcttaagaaaaaaaattatacaatacAAACAGAACTTTACTAAAGCTAAAATAAAAGCCTTTAAAATATCAACTAACTGTTGTAGTTCCCTCAGAACTTTTTAGAAAAATAggataaaatatataaacactgacaaaacaacttcatacattttatttttattaatcctCACGGGGACCCCCCACTTACCGCATGCATGTATGGAGTGCTGATAAAACAAAATAGGGAAATCTATGCAGTAAAATTGTTTTGAAATAATGATGTAAAACACAGATCAACACAAAATGCATGCATGTCCCCGCTcttctttattctttatttatcTTATAGTTTACAAAATGCAGATACATATTTGATTAGTAGCCTAAAAATCTCTAAaggaaaatattatataatacacTGAGAACTTTACTAAAGCTAAAATACAAACCTTTAAAATATCAACttacaataaataagtaaaatactTTTaggtgataaacaaatcgaacaaACCTGcaatttaaataaatgtttataagAGAAATCAAAATGTTTGCCATTAAAAATTGTTTAACTTTACACTATATAGTCCCCAGTACAAGGACCTAAAATTTCAGTGATACATATAAGTTTTAAACTTTGTGTTTGCATTCCTTGCGACATGTCCGACAAACTTTTCCTCTGTGAAATCTTTCAGAGTTGCTATGTTTTCGAACGCTTAGTTCTCAAAGATGTCACTTTTACGTTATTGTCTCTCAATACAAGTTTGGTTTATTTAAATACAATTATGGTCACAGAGGAAAAGTTTGTCGTACATGTAGCAAGGAATGCATACAAAGCTTGAaacttatattataatataatatatcagTGATATATTATAgatatactatacagggtgtcccgaaaagattggtcataaattataccacagattttggggccaaaaataggttgattgaacctcactaaCCTAAacacaatagtgcacacaaaaaaagttatagccctttgaagttacaaaatgagaatcgattttttttcatatatcgaaaactcttgaagattttttatttaaaatagacatgtggcattcttgtggcagcaaaatcttaaaaaaaaattaaagtgaaatttgtgcagtccctcaaaattttatgggggttttgttcccttaaacctccccaaacttttgtgtacgttccaatttaattattattgtggcaccattacttaaacacaatgtttttaaaacttttttgcgtcttagtaatttttcggtaagccagtgtttatcgagatattttgaatatttgtggaatccactacatattttgtatatggtaagtacgattatagagacctgttaataatctgaaaatttatttataatttacatttttaggtatattttgaaaaagaagccacatctcgataaaaggtgacttatcaaaaaaggactaagaggcaaaaaagttttaaaaacagtttgtttaactaacggtaccacaataatagtttaattggaacgtacacaaacatttggggggtttaaaggaacaaaacccccataaaatttgtatgtaaatatattaaaaaagaagccgtatctcgataaaaactggcttatcaaaaaaatactgggaggcaaaaaagttttagaaacgttgtgtttaactaatagcataacaataatgaattaattggaacgtacaaaaaaatttaggggggtttaagggaacaaaacccccataaaattttaatggggtggacaaattttactataattttgttttaagatattcctgctataagaatgatacatgtccattttcaataaaaaatctctaatagttttcgatatattggaaaaaatcgattttcattttgtaatttcaaagggctgtaactttttttaagagcacatttgtactaaggtaagttaggtttaatcgaactatttttgaccccagaatgtgtggtataatttatgaccattcttttcgggacaccctgtattatagaTATATTATATCAGTGAGATTTTAGGTCCTTGTACTGGGGACTACTATACTATGTtagttatacagtgatgagtgtgcTGGAGTgtgcacaaaagatggaaaacacattcaAGTTGTgggataaaaagaaatgaaactaggaGGTGTGAGATTTagcaataaaaacttataaatttacattctacttattgtttcccacctttagatgtatcagacgagtttggcaattgccacaatgacagtgacagttttagttgacatgctcctctgatatgtctaaaggtggaaaacaataaATGGAATGTAAGTTTATAGGTGTTTATCGCTACATCTCCCACCTtcattagtttcatttctttttatctcaaacTGAATATGTTTTCcctcttttgcattattttgccgaTGATTAGCTTGCTCATCACTATATAAATGTgaatacaatataataaaatttaCCATTAACTATTTCACTGATCATTATTGTTATCAGATTTAGCCCTACAGCTCAGATTCCGTCTAAGGGAGggattattaattttcttattagtattaattttcttttttcgtaaatcatttttttgcaaatcttgagaacttctataaacATCATCATaatatttcttaattattaaGGATACAGACACATCTAGACAATAATTAAACACATAATCCAAATGTTGGTTACAAGTAAACCACTCCAGAGTTACATACTTTTTTATCagaatttgaatttttttgaccAAATGGTTTATATGTCCATTAATGACTAATACCGCAATTACAATATCGTACATTTTGGCTAAATCTACtagaaaattttttgtaacataaTTTAAACTTAATTTATTATCActatattctttaaacattgtaAATGTATGGTGTGGTTCCAAACAGTCAGATATGATATTAGCTGCACACACCTCACATTCTTTAATCGatttaagattttttattataaaccCAGCAACATATGCTAATGTGTTACCTTCATGACCTGTAACATCTGTATCAGGTAATGGTAGAGCTAGATTTTCTATTTCATTCACATCTAAAACATCtaaatcaataaaatcatttttggttATTGAACTTTCCAAAAAGTCTTGCAAATTATCAAGAATAGAGCCATCATCTGTTTCACAATTTTTATTAGAAGAAGGAGTAATTAAGTTATTAAGAACAGATGTTTT contains:
- the LOC126886566 gene encoding uncharacterized protein LOC126886566; translated protein: MAKIDHIRQCFNIDKRKRFQALRRIREVYLHLKTHSRLKMKVCVAARTLSHTVASTLEEMVSNPNNNIPSQAIETAEFVHDVDQLFDSFNGRTTKPEFGKPYRRCMSNRSPHAVLWNRLLPKINSWMFIDEKVKKKVMPFKSGWLTTIAATKELWNICKDLGFKFLRTRALNQDPLENSFASIRHLGAENVNPSCYQFISSFKTSVLNNLITPSSNKNCETDDGSILDNLQDFLESSITKNDFIDLDVLDVNEIENLALPLPDTDVTGHEGNTLAYVAGFIIKNLKSIKECEVCAANIISDCLEPHHTFTMFKEYSDNKLSLNYVTKNFLVDLAKMYDIVIAVLVINGHINHLVKKIQILIKKYVTLEWFTCNQHLDYVFNYCLDVSVSLIIKKYYDDVYRSSQDLQKNDLRKKKINTNKKINNPSLRRNLSCRAKSDNNNDQ